From a single Mycolicibacterium moriokaense genomic region:
- the thyX gene encoding FAD-dependent thymidylate synthase, whose translation MAEIAPLRVQLIAKTEFTPPPDVPWSTDADGGPALVEFAGRACYQSWSKPNPRTATNASYLRHIIDVGHFSVLEHASVSFYITGISRSCTHELIRHRHFSYSQLSQRFVPEHDSEVVLPPGMEDDPELVEIFTAATDASRAAYTELLGRLEAKYADQPSAVLRRKQARQAARAVLPNATETRIVVTGNYRAWRHFIAMRASEQADIEIRRLAIECLRQLIDVAPQAFSDFEIYALADGTEVATSPLATEA comes from the coding sequence GTGGCCGAGATCGCGCCGCTGCGCGTACAGCTGATCGCCAAGACCGAGTTCACACCGCCGCCGGATGTGCCGTGGAGCACCGACGCCGACGGCGGCCCCGCGCTGGTGGAGTTCGCCGGGCGGGCGTGCTATCAGAGCTGGTCAAAGCCAAATCCCCGAACGGCGACCAACGCCTCCTACCTCCGCCACATCATCGACGTCGGCCACTTCTCGGTGCTCGAACACGCGTCGGTGTCCTTCTACATCACCGGAATCTCGCGGTCCTGCACCCACGAGTTGATCAGGCACCGCCACTTCTCCTACTCGCAGCTGTCCCAGCGCTTCGTCCCCGAGCACGACTCCGAAGTCGTCCTGCCGCCGGGTATGGAGGACGACCCCGAGCTTGTGGAGATCTTCACCGCCGCCACCGACGCCAGCCGCGCGGCATACACCGAGTTGCTGGGCAGGCTGGAAGCCAAATACGCCGACCAACCCAGCGCTGTCCTGCGCCGTAAGCAGGCCAGACAGGCCGCACGCGCGGTGCTGCCGAACGCCACCGAGACCCGCATCGTCGTCACCGGCAACTATCGGGCCTGGCGGCATTTCATCGCGATGCGCGCCAGTGAGCAGGCCGACATCGAGATCCGCCGACTGGCCATCGAGTGCTTGCGCCAACTGATCGACGTCGCACCGCAGGCGTTCTCCGACTTCGAGATTTACGCGCTCGCGGACGGCACGGAGGTGGCAACCAGCCCGCTGGCCACAGAAGCGTGA
- a CDS encoding DUF4193 domain-containing protein, translating into MATDYDAPRARNADDIGDESLEDLASRSRSKVDVAVLDVDDGDAVDAIDLPDIDLTGEELTVRVIPKQAYEFTCSSCFLVQHRNRLALQSGDRMICADCV; encoded by the coding sequence ATGGCCACTGATTACGACGCACCCCGTGCCCGGAATGCTGACGACATCGGCGACGAGTCTCTGGAGGATCTGGCGTCACGCAGCCGCAGCAAGGTCGACGTGGCGGTGCTTGATGTGGACGATGGCGACGCCGTCGACGCGATCGACCTGCCCGATATCGACCTGACCGGTGAGGAGCTCACCGTTCGCGTGATACCGAAGCAGGCCTATGAATTCACCTGCTCCAGTTGCTTCCTGGTGCAACACCGCAACCGGCTCGCGCTTCAGTCCGGCGATCGGATGATCTGCGCCGACTGCGTCTGA
- a CDS encoding ribonuclease J: MNEELAPPGPLAPGGLRVTALGGISEIGRNMTVFEHLGRLLIVDCGVLFPTHDEPGVDLILPDLRLIQDRLDDVEALVLTHAHEDHIGAIPFLLKLRADIPVVGSKFTLALVAEKCREHRIKPVFQEVDAGQSSTHGVFECEYFTVNHSIPGCLAIAIHTGAGTVLHTGDIKLDQSPPDGKPTDLPGMSRLGDAGVDLFLCDSTNAEIPGVGPSESEIGPNIHRLLRGAQGRVIVACFASNVGRVQQIIDASVALGRKVAFVGRSMVRNMGIAKELGYLTLENDDDIIDIGAAEMMPPERVVLVTTGTQGETMAALSRMSRGEHRSITLTPGDLIIMSSSQIPGNEEAIFGVLDALAKIGARVVTNAHVRVHVSGHAYAGELLFLYNGVRPRNVMPVHGTWRMLRANAGLAARTGVPEENIVLAENGVSVDLVAGRASIAGAVSTGKMFVDGLVSGDVGETVVGERLTLSSGFIGITVVVRSGTGKMAAPPHLHSRGFSEDPKSLEPATRKVAEALEALAAERVTDVARIAQAARRAVGKWVGETYRRQPMIVPTVIEI, from the coding sequence GTGAACGAAGAACTCGCGCCACCGGGGCCACTGGCCCCAGGGGGCCTGCGGGTGACGGCGCTGGGCGGTATCAGCGAAATCGGCCGCAACATGACGGTTTTCGAGCATCTGGGCCGGCTCCTGATCGTCGACTGCGGGGTGTTGTTCCCCACGCATGACGAGCCGGGGGTGGACCTGATCCTGCCGGATCTGCGCCTGATCCAGGATCGCCTCGACGATGTGGAGGCGCTCGTGCTGACCCACGCGCACGAGGACCACATCGGTGCGATCCCGTTCCTGCTCAAGCTGCGGGCGGACATCCCCGTCGTCGGGTCGAAGTTCACGCTGGCGCTGGTGGCGGAGAAGTGCCGCGAACACCGCATCAAGCCGGTGTTCCAGGAGGTGGACGCCGGGCAGAGTTCCACGCACGGCGTCTTCGAATGCGAATATTTCACCGTCAACCATTCGATTCCCGGCTGCCTGGCCATCGCGATTCACACCGGGGCCGGCACGGTGCTGCATACCGGTGACATCAAGCTCGACCAGTCGCCGCCCGACGGTAAGCCCACCGATCTGCCGGGCATGTCGCGGCTCGGGGATGCCGGTGTGGATCTGTTCCTGTGCGATTCGACGAACGCCGAGATCCCGGGCGTCGGTCCGTCGGAGAGTGAGATCGGCCCGAACATCCATCGGCTGCTGCGCGGGGCGCAGGGCCGGGTCATCGTGGCCTGCTTCGCATCGAATGTCGGCCGTGTGCAACAGATCATCGACGCCTCGGTCGCGTTGGGCCGCAAGGTGGCGTTCGTCGGCCGGTCGATGGTCCGCAACATGGGGATCGCGAAGGAACTCGGGTATCTGACGCTCGAGAACGACGACGACATCATCGACATCGGCGCCGCGGAGATGATGCCGCCCGAACGCGTCGTGTTGGTGACCACCGGCACCCAGGGCGAGACGATGGCCGCTCTGTCGCGGATGTCGCGCGGCGAGCACCGCAGCATCACGCTGACGCCTGGCGATCTCATCATCATGTCGTCGTCGCAGATACCCGGCAACGAGGAAGCGATCTTCGGCGTGCTGGATGCGTTGGCGAAGATCGGTGCGCGCGTCGTGACGAACGCCCATGTCCGCGTGCATGTCTCGGGGCACGCGTATGCCGGGGAGCTGCTCTTCCTCTACAACGGCGTGCGGCCACGCAACGTGATGCCGGTGCACGGCACCTGGCGGATGCTGCGCGCCAACGCCGGGTTGGCGGCGCGCACGGGTGTGCCGGAGGAGAACATCGTGCTGGCGGAGAACGGCGTCAGCGTCGACTTGGTCGCGGGCCGGGCGTCGATCGCGGGTGCGGTGTCGACGGGGAAGATGTTCGTCGACGGGCTCGTCAGCGGGGACGTCGGTGAAACGGTCGTCGGTGAACGGCTCACGCTGTCTTCGGGTTTCATCGGGATCACGGTCGTGGTGCGCAGCGGCACAGGCAAGATGGCGGCCCCGCCGCACCTGCACTCACGCGGTTTCTCGGAGGATCCGAAGTCGCTGGAACCCGCCACTCGTAAGGTCGCGGAAGCGCTGGAAGCCCTTGCCGCGGAACGGGTCACCGACGTCGCACGGATCGCTCAGGCCGCGCGGCGCGCGGTCGGGAAATGGGTCGGCGAGACGTATCGCCGCCAGCCGATGATCGTGCCGACGGTCATCGAGATCTAG
- the dapA gene encoding 4-hydroxy-tetrahydrodipicolinate synthase: MCVSTGGFDVTAQLGTVLTAMVTPFKPDGSLDIDTAARLATRLVDAGCDGLVLSGTTGESPTTTDGEKLTLLRAVLEAVGDRARVIAGAGTYDTAHSIELARACAGEGAHGLLVVTPYYSRPPQSGLIEHFTAIADATALPVVLYDIPPRSAIPIEWDTIRTLSSHPNIVAIKDAKGDLHGGGQIIAETGLAYYSGDDALNLPWLAVGAVGFISVWGHMAASQLRDMLSAFNSGDIATARKINVALGPLAAAQSRLGGVTLAKEGLRLQGFDAGNPRLPQMPASPEQIEALAADMRAATVLR, from the coding sequence CTGTGCGTGAGCACCGGCGGATTCGACGTGACAGCCCAGCTGGGCACCGTGCTGACCGCGATGGTCACGCCGTTCAAGCCCGACGGCTCCCTCGACATCGACACCGCCGCCCGGCTGGCCACCCGGCTGGTCGACGCGGGCTGCGACGGGCTGGTGCTCTCGGGCACCACGGGTGAGTCGCCGACGACGACGGACGGCGAGAAGCTGACACTCCTGCGCGCGGTATTGGAGGCGGTCGGCGACCGGGCCCGCGTCATCGCAGGCGCGGGCACCTACGACACCGCGCACAGCATCGAACTCGCGCGGGCATGCGCGGGTGAAGGCGCGCACGGGCTGCTGGTGGTGACGCCGTACTACTCGCGTCCGCCACAGTCCGGACTCATCGAGCACTTCACCGCCATCGCGGATGCGACGGCGCTGCCCGTGGTGCTGTACGACATACCGCCGAGGTCGGCCATTCCGATCGAGTGGGACACCATCCGCACGTTGTCGTCGCACCCGAACATCGTCGCGATCAAGGACGCCAAGGGCGACCTGCACGGCGGCGGGCAGATCATCGCCGAGACGGGGCTGGCGTACTACTCGGGGGACGATGCGCTGAACCTGCCGTGGCTGGCGGTCGGTGCCGTCGGTTTCATCAGCGTGTGGGGACACATGGCGGCGAGCCAGCTGCGGGACATGTTGTCGGCGTTCAACTCCGGCGACATCGCGACGGCGCGCAAGATCAACGTCGCCCTCGGCCCGCTGGCGGCGGCGCAGTCGCGGCTGGGCGGTGTCACGTTGGCCAAGGAGGGCCTGCGGCTGCAGGGCTTCGACGCCGGAAACCCGCGGTTGCCGCAGATGCCCGCGTCGCCCGAACAGATCGAGGCGCTGGCCGCGGATATGCGGGCAGCCACGGTGCTGCGCTAG
- a CDS encoding winged helix-turn-helix domain-containing protein yields MSSLTAAQARRIAVAAQGFAEPRPAGSVTRAHLRRLVSRIQVLQLDSVSVAVRAHYAPVFSRLGPYDRDVLDRAAWSHSARSPRLLVEYWAHEAALMAVDDWPLLRWRMREYTHGRWGTEIVKKNPRLAEDIVAAVAELGPSTAGQIEAHLGAEQRGRKGPWWDRSETKWVTEALWSSGVLTTATRVGFARHYDLTERVLPPEVVAREVDDEEAVRQLTLRAAGALGVGTEADIRDYFRLGPKQSKPAIAKLVADGELETVDVDGWTAPAYMPAGQKIPRRDRGTALLCPFDPLIFFRPRVERLWNFHYRIEIYTPAPKRQFGYYVWPFLLDGRLVGRVDLKADRAQGALNVVGAFAEEGEQPARVAAALAPELQTMATWLGLGDVKVGRRGDLSAPLARLS; encoded by the coding sequence GTGAGCTCGCTGACCGCGGCGCAGGCCCGCCGGATCGCCGTCGCGGCTCAGGGCTTCGCCGAGCCGCGCCCCGCCGGGTCCGTCACCCGTGCACACCTGCGCCGGCTGGTGTCGCGGATCCAAGTGCTGCAACTAGATTCGGTGTCGGTGGCCGTGCGGGCCCACTATGCGCCGGTGTTCAGCCGGCTCGGCCCATACGACCGCGATGTGCTGGATCGTGCGGCGTGGAGTCATAGCGCCCGCTCACCGCGGCTGCTCGTCGAGTACTGGGCGCACGAGGCCGCCCTGATGGCCGTCGACGACTGGCCCCTGCTGCGCTGGCGCATGCGGGAGTACACCCACGGCCGCTGGGGAACCGAGATCGTCAAGAAGAACCCGCGACTGGCCGAGGACATCGTCGCCGCGGTGGCCGAGCTGGGGCCGTCGACCGCCGGGCAGATCGAGGCCCACCTTGGCGCTGAACAGCGGGGCAGGAAAGGGCCGTGGTGGGACCGCAGCGAGACCAAGTGGGTGACGGAGGCATTGTGGTCGTCGGGTGTGTTGACCACAGCCACCCGGGTCGGATTCGCCCGCCACTACGACCTGACCGAGCGGGTGCTGCCGCCGGAGGTGGTCGCCCGGGAGGTCGACGACGAGGAGGCGGTGCGTCAGCTGACGCTGCGTGCCGCCGGCGCACTGGGCGTCGGGACCGAGGCCGATATCCGCGACTATTTCCGGCTCGGCCCGAAGCAGAGCAAGCCGGCGATCGCGAAGCTGGTGGCGGACGGCGAGTTGGAGACCGTCGACGTCGACGGGTGGACGGCGCCGGCGTATATGCCTGCGGGCCAGAAGATTCCCCGGCGCGACCGCGGAACGGCGCTGCTGTGTCCATTCGACCCGCTGATCTTCTTCCGGCCGCGCGTGGAGCGGCTCTGGAACTTCCACTACCGCATTGAGATCTACACCCCCGCGCCCAAGCGCCAGTTCGGTTACTACGTCTGGCCGTTCCTGCTCGACGGCAGACTCGTCGGACGCGTCGACCTGAAGGCCGATCGCGCGCAGGGCGCGCTGAATGTCGTCGGCGCCTTCGCCGAGGAAGGGGAGCAACCGGCGCGGGTCGCGGCGGCGCTGGCGCCGGAGCTGCAGACGATGGCGACGTGGCTGGGGCTTGGCGACGTGAAGGTGGGAAGGCGGGGCGACCTCTCGGCGCCGCTGGCACGGCTCAGTTGA
- a CDS encoding dihydrofolate reductase, producing the protein MTTVGLIWAQSTSGVIGRAGGIPWRLPEDQARFKELTMGRTVVMGRLTWESLPAKVRPLPGRKNVVLTRQADYMADGARVVPLLQDALTDDITWVIGGEQIYKLALPLATRCEVTEVDIDLPRDDGDAVAPTLDETWVGTQGEWLTSSSGLRYRFFSYVRP; encoded by the coding sequence ATGACGACTGTCGGGCTGATCTGGGCGCAGTCGACCTCCGGGGTGATCGGCCGCGCCGGTGGCATCCCGTGGCGGCTGCCGGAGGACCAGGCCCGGTTCAAGGAACTCACCATGGGGCGCACCGTCGTGATGGGACGGCTGACCTGGGAGTCGCTGCCGGCGAAGGTGCGGCCGCTGCCGGGGCGGAAAAATGTCGTACTGACGAGGCAAGCTGACTACATGGCTGACGGTGCGCGTGTGGTTCCGCTTCTTCAGGACGCCCTGACCGACGACATCACCTGGGTGATCGGTGGTGAGCAGATATACAAGCTGGCGTTGCCGCTGGCGACGCGGTGTGAAGTCACCGAGGTCGACATCGACCTGCCCCGCGACGACGGGGACGCGGTGGCGCCCACGCTGGATGAAACCTGGGTAGGCACCCAAGGGGAGTGGCTGACCAGCTCCTCGGGTCTGCGCTACCGGTTCTTCAGCTACGTCCGGCCGTGA
- a CDS encoding nucleoside deaminase, with protein sequence MAAPTVASRLLDVMEFDVLPMTERGVAAGNKVFGAALLRKSDMSLVLAGTNSETDNPLLHGEISTLNQFYELPDRPATSDLVFLSTHEPCPLCLSAITWAGFDNFYYFFTYEDSRDAFGIPHDLRILEEVFGVRDGNYRRTNAFWTCDSISHLVESEAEPLRTHLREQDRRIRDVYAGLSETYQNSKGNNDIPFN encoded by the coding sequence ATGGCGGCCCCGACCGTGGCATCGCGTCTGCTCGACGTCATGGAATTCGACGTCCTGCCGATGACCGAACGAGGTGTCGCGGCTGGCAACAAGGTGTTCGGGGCGGCGCTGCTGCGCAAGTCCGACATGTCGCTGGTGCTCGCCGGGACGAACAGCGAGACCGATAACCCGCTGCTGCACGGCGAGATCAGCACCCTCAATCAGTTCTACGAGTTGCCCGACCGGCCCGCGACTAGCGATCTGGTGTTCCTGTCCACCCATGAGCCCTGCCCGCTGTGTCTGTCGGCCATCACCTGGGCGGGATTCGACAACTTCTACTACTTCTTCACCTACGAGGATTCGCGCGACGCCTTCGGCATTCCGCATGACCTGCGCATCCTCGAGGAGGTGTTCGGCGTCCGCGACGGCAATTACCGACGCACCAATGCGTTCTGGACCTGCGATTCGATTAGCCACCTCGTCGAATCCGAGGCCGAACCGCTGCGCACGCATTTGCGCGAACAGGATCGGCGGATCCGCGACGTCTACGCGGGGTTGTCGGAGACCTACCAGAACTCCAAGGGCAACAACGACATTCCGTTCAACTGA
- a CDS encoding HpcH/HpaI aldolase/citrate lyase family protein produces the protein MKDQAAEQPDAEHGKRMDPVLARSWLLVNGAHYDRFAPAAASRADIVVLDIEDAVAPKDKVSARENVIRWLGEGNRDWVRVNGFGTPWWADDLEALSKASLGGVMLAMVESVDHVTETAKRLPNVPIVALVETARGLERITEIAATKGTFRLAFGIGDFRRDTGFGDNPTTLAYARSRFTIAAKAAHLPSAIDGPTVGSSALKLSEATAVSAEFGMTGKICLTPDQCPTVNEGLSPSPEEISWAKEFFMEYERDGGEIRNGSDLPRIARANKILDLARAYGIEVSEFDDVDEPAHIPAPSDTYHY, from the coding sequence ATGAAAGACCAGGCGGCAGAGCAGCCGGACGCCGAACACGGCAAGCGCATGGACCCGGTACTCGCCCGCAGTTGGCTGTTGGTCAACGGCGCGCACTACGACCGCTTCGCCCCGGCGGCCGCGTCTCGGGCCGACATCGTCGTCCTCGACATCGAGGACGCGGTCGCGCCGAAGGACAAGGTGAGCGCACGGGAGAACGTGATCCGATGGCTGGGCGAGGGTAACCGGGACTGGGTCCGCGTCAACGGGTTCGGCACGCCGTGGTGGGCCGACGACCTCGAGGCCCTGAGCAAGGCGTCGCTGGGCGGGGTGATGCTGGCGATGGTGGAGTCCGTCGACCACGTGACCGAGACCGCCAAGCGACTGCCGAACGTGCCCATCGTGGCGTTGGTGGAGACGGCCCGCGGCCTGGAGCGCATCACCGAGATCGCGGCCACGAAGGGGACGTTCAGGCTGGCGTTCGGCATCGGTGACTTCCGGCGCGACACCGGGTTCGGGGACAACCCCACGACGTTGGCCTACGCGCGCTCACGGTTCACGATCGCCGCCAAGGCTGCGCATCTGCCCAGCGCCATCGACGGCCCGACCGTTGGCTCCAGCGCGCTGAAGCTCAGCGAGGCGACCGCGGTGTCCGCGGAGTTCGGGATGACCGGGAAGATCTGTCTGACGCCCGACCAGTGCCCGACGGTGAACGAGGGACTCTCCCCTTCACCCGAGGAAATCAGTTGGGCCAAAGAGTTTTTCATGGAGTACGAACGCGACGGCGGGGAGATCCGCAACGGTTCCGATCTGCCGCGCATCGCGAGGGCGAACAAGATCCTCGACCTGGCGCGCGCCTACGGCATCGAGGTGTCGGAGTTCGACGACGTCGACGAGCCCGCGCACATCCCGGCGCCGTCAGATACCTATCACTACTGA
- a CDS encoding thymidylate synthase: MPVTGSTSTPYEDLLRLVLERGTPKSDRTGTGTRSLFGHQMRYDLTAGFPLITTKKVHTKSIVYELLWFLRGDSNVRWLQERGVTIWDEWASETGDLGPVYGVQWRSWPTPSGEHIDQISAALELLKTDPDSRRIIVSAWNVGEIPQMALPPCHAFFQFYVADGRLSCQLYQRSADLFLGVPFNIASYALLTHMMAAQAGLEVGEFIWTGGDCHIYDNHVEQVTEQLSRDPRPYPELVLAPRNSIFDYTYDDIVIKNYDPHPAIKAPVAV, encoded by the coding sequence GTGCCGGTCACAGGGTCTACAAGCACGCCGTACGAGGACCTACTTCGCCTGGTGCTCGAGCGTGGAACGCCGAAATCGGATCGCACAGGCACCGGCACGCGGAGCCTGTTCGGCCACCAGATGCGCTACGACCTGACGGCGGGATTCCCGCTTATCACCACCAAGAAGGTGCACACCAAGTCCATCGTCTACGAGCTGCTGTGGTTCTTGCGAGGCGACTCCAACGTGCGCTGGCTGCAGGAGCGCGGTGTCACCATCTGGGACGAGTGGGCTTCCGAGACAGGCGATCTCGGCCCGGTATACGGCGTGCAGTGGCGGTCGTGGCCGACGCCGTCCGGTGAGCACATCGACCAGATCAGCGCGGCTTTGGAGTTGCTCAAGACCGACCCGGATTCGCGCCGCATCATCGTGTCGGCGTGGAACGTCGGCGAGATACCGCAGATGGCGTTGCCCCCGTGCCACGCGTTCTTCCAGTTCTATGTGGCCGACGGCCGGCTGAGCTGCCAGCTGTACCAGCGCAGCGCCGACCTGTTCCTCGGCGTGCCGTTCAACATCGCCAGCTACGCGCTGTTGACGCACATGATGGCGGCCCAGGCCGGGCTCGAGGTGGGCGAGTTCATCTGGACGGGCGGCGACTGCCACATCTACGACAACCACGTGGAGCAGGTCACCGAGCAGCTGAGCCGCGACCCGCGGCCATATCCGGAACTCGTTCTTGCGCCGCGTAATTCGATCTTCGACTACACCTACGACGACATCGTCATCAAGAACTACGATCCGCATCCGGCGATCAAGGCCCCCGTCGCCGTATGA
- a CDS encoding dienelactone hydrolase family protein translates to MPTISDSITTADGTCPVTFHTPDGDGPWPGVVMYPDAGGARQTFRDMGDQLAGYGYAVLVPDVYYRDGDWKPFEMANVFNDEAERKRLFSMIAKVTPDIMATDAVAFFDYLAARPEVKGETFGTTGYCMGGRTSLVVAGRVPERVAAAMSFHGGGLAAEDPGSPHLLADRIKAAVYVGGAENDASFTTEAADTLAKALTAAGVEHTIEWYGAGHGFAVPDNAPYDPAAAQRHWEAMASFFGTHLG, encoded by the coding sequence ATGCCGACGATTTCCGACTCCATCACCACCGCGGACGGGACCTGCCCCGTCACCTTCCACACTCCCGACGGGGACGGCCCGTGGCCGGGAGTGGTCATGTACCCCGACGCCGGCGGCGCACGCCAGACATTTCGCGATATGGGCGACCAGTTGGCCGGCTACGGGTACGCCGTGCTGGTGCCCGACGTCTACTACCGCGACGGCGACTGGAAGCCGTTCGAGATGGCGAACGTGTTCAACGACGAGGCCGAGCGTAAGCGCCTCTTCTCGATGATCGCCAAGGTGACGCCGGACATCATGGCGACCGACGCGGTCGCGTTCTTCGACTATCTGGCGGCGCGGCCCGAGGTCAAGGGCGAGACGTTCGGCACCACCGGCTACTGCATGGGCGGGCGGACCTCCCTGGTGGTCGCGGGCCGGGTGCCCGAGCGGGTCGCGGCGGCGATGTCGTTTCACGGCGGCGGCCTGGCGGCCGAGGACCCCGGCAGCCCGCACCTGCTCGCTGACCGGATCAAGGCCGCCGTCTACGTGGGCGGTGCCGAAAACGATGCGTCCTTCACCACCGAGGCAGCCGATACCCTGGCCAAGGCGCTGACCGCGGCCGGTGTCGAGCACACGATCGAGTGGTACGGGGCGGGACACGGCTTCGCCGTGCCGGACAACGCCCCCTATGACCCGGCGGCGGCGCAACGGCACTGGGAGGCCATGGCGTCGTTCTTCGGCACCCACCTGGGCTGA